Genomic segment of Paenibacillus sp. FSL R5-0912:
TATATTCTCCGCAGCGCCGGGGACATCGAAGCCTTCGTTCAGGAGGTTATTGATCTGTCCAGCCTGCAGGCTGGAGCGGAGCGCCGGGAATCCCTTGTGCCAACAGGGGGAATTATTGAAGAGTTGGAGCTGCAGCTGAAGGCCCTCTCCTCCGGGAAGAACCTGCATACCTCTGTCCAGAAGAAAAACCTGCCCGAGTTCCTCTTCATTAATAAAGAGCTGCTGCTGCGGGGGATTGTTAACGTGCTCGCGAATGCGGCAGAGCATACACCTCCGCAGGGAAGCATCGGTCTGCTCGTGCAGGGCGGTGCTGATACTGTTCATTTCATGATTACTGATACCGGCCGCGGCTTCTCGCAGGCTGATCTGAAAGAAGCAACCCATCAGTTCTACAGGGGCGACCGGAGCCGAAGCTCCGGCAACCATCACGGGATGGGGCTCTACATTGCCCGGTCTGTGGCCGAGCAGCACGGGGGCAGCCTTAGTCTGGATAATGTATCCCCCTCCGGCGGAGGGAAGGTGACCCTGAGCATTTCACAAATCAAGCAACCCTGATTCTCCTTGAGAATTGGGGTTACTTAATTTACCGCAAAGAGGGAATGTATATTGCCTTCCGGATCTGCAAAAAAACCCGTGGTGTGTCCCCAGGGCACCACCTTCGGCGCTGTGATTCCTGTAGCCCCTTTTGCAACAAATTCATCGTATCTAGTGTAGACATCCTCAGGAGAGTCACATTCGAAGTTAAGCTCAAAGGCCTGTCCTTTACGCTCCTCTGCGTAGGAGTGATGACCGTTCGTGTTATCCGCCATTAAGGGTGCTGAGAATATCGCTAGACGAACACCGTCATTCTCAAATTCAGCATAGTGATCCTCTTCAACAATAGCCTTAAATCCCAGAACATCACGATAGAAGCCAGTCATTCCAGCAACATCCAGGGCCAAAACCGTAATTCCTTCTAATTTCACTCTCACCCCTGTAACTCCACCCTTCTATCTTCATTGTCCTGTATCTTGATCCAGTCTCTCTGATACAACCGGGAAGGCGATTGTCCGGCAATATCCGTGGAGTGGCCAGTCTCAGCCACGAGACCCGCCACCTTGTCCCGGAAGCCAGCCTCCGGCAGTTCTCTGTCCAGAATCGCCTCGTACACTTTCTGTAGTTCCTGTAAGGTAAACAGCTTAGGCATTAAGTGCAGCGCGATGCCGGTCTGCTCCGTTTCTTGGCGCAGCCGTTCGATGGCGCGGGCAATGATTTTCCCGTGATCAAAAGCAAGCCCGTCATTGGACTGGATCGAGTAAGTGACTGACCTGGAGGCCGGCTTGGCTGTCACCGTACGGTCTATAACCACCGTCAGTTCTCCCTCTCCGGCACCCAGCTTAAGCTCGTAAGTAAAGGTTCCGATGTATCCTTCTTCCAGCAGCTCTTTGTGCTCCCTTACAAGCCGGTAGCTTACCGTGAACCAGGCCGCGTCTTCGGCATCATCCCCCGCCTGCAGCTGGATCCGGCTGCTGTCAATCAGGGCCATATAGCTGCTGCTCATCACCCAGGTACGGGGGTCGCGCCCGGGATCGGTAACGGTATAGAGCTGCTCCAGATATACATCAGCAACGCCGGTCTCCTCATACAGTTCACGCGCAGCCGCCTGCTCCCCGGTCTCATCCGGCTGGATGAAGCCGCCCGGCAGCGCCCAACATCCCAGGCAGGGATGCCCTCCCCGGCGGATCAGCAGAATTCGCAGCTCTTTGTCCTGGAGCTTGAGAGAGTCGTCTGCCTCCTTGTCCGTGACCGTAAAAACCACCATATCCGCCGCCACCGAAGGCCGCTCATAATCTCCTGCCCGGTATCGCTCCAGAAATTCACGTTCTGTAAGTCCATTATGATCTAACAATTCCAAGCGTCTTCGCCTCCCGGATTCATTGTTCTAGTTCTGCAGCTCTCCGAAGTAGTTCCCATAAGGCTTGAACCTGGCAAGCACCCCGTCCACCTTACGCATGCGTTCCTCCAGGGTTCCCCTCAGGGTGATGTAAGGAATCCGCCGCTCCTTCAAATCCGCTATGATCTGCTTGTGGAAAATATGCCGTTTCTGGTCCCCGCTGCGGTCCCAAGTATCGTCATAAGGAATATCGTCACCGCACAGGAAAAACAGATCGTACCGCTGCGCATTCTCCAGCGCCAGCCGGGTGAGAAGCCCGGGGGCCCGTCCGTGGTAATCCAGGGCGTACATATAGGTGGTAATCGCATTCGTATCGACAAACAGATACCGGTCTGCGTCCAGTAGCGCCCGTTCCTCCCGCTTAAGATGGCCCACGGCAATTTCGTCAAAAGCCTCTATGCCGATCCGGCGGTCCACCTGATGCTCCGTCCAATACTCCCGCCCGTACTCACTGGCAAAAGCCGTCCTATACTGTTTCGCCAGCGCCTCAGTAATCGTCGATTTGCCGGTAGACATCGCTCCTACAAACACAATTTTCGTAATTAAGTCCCGGTATACGATGTCGCCTACATATTGCCGGTATCTATAAGGATCAGAGCGGACCATGGTGGCCGATACCGGTACCCGCTGACGCGCTTCATCCACCCTCCGGTCTATGGCGCCCAGGGCGATGCTCATATGCTTGCCATAGAACTCGCTGGAGTAAAAGTGGGTCACCTGCTCGCCCTTCAGCAGCCCGAGAATATACTGTTCTTCCCGGATCTCATGCTCCCGGTCATCGGAGTACCCGTCCGGACCATCCCACGCTTCAATTACCCGCACCGATGACGGATACAGCCTGCGTATCCAGTTCGCGCGGATATGCAGCGGAACCGGAGAGACGGACGTTTCATAGATCACCACGATCAATTCATCGACCTCCTGCAGCGCCGTTTCGATCATGAGCTGGTGCCCTTTATGCAGCGGAGCGAACTTTCCGAGTGTTAATCCGAGCGTCTTCATGCCAGCGCCTCCTTAGCCCCTTTGTTCCAGTTATAGTAGCCATATAGCGCGTTAATCAGATAGGCACTCCACATGACGATCATCAGCAGACCTTCACCACTGCCCTCCACCGTCCGGATTACCCAGAGCAGCACCGTGAACAGATTCAGCACAATATAGACCAGCCACTGCTCCTTGAATCTCCGCACCATCAGAATCGTAGCCACTACAGATAACACAGTCGTGATAGCATCAATATAAGGCGAGTTCTGCGCCGGGAGGAACGACAGGCTATACCCCAGCAGCAGCGCCCCGGAAATACAGACCGCCATCGTGAGGAGCCTGCCTTTGACCTCCATCTGGCGCATGGACAGCTTGCCGCTCTGCATATTCTTCTTCCACATATAGAAGCCTACAACATTCATCGGCACGAAGAAAAGCAGATTCAGCATAACCTCTCCGAATAATCCGTTAATATAAGCCAGATAGGCGTAGCCGAAGGTGTTATACATCCCAAAAGCATAACTCATCAGCTTCCCCTTCGCCGTAAGCACCACGCACAGCACCCCGGTAATGAAGACCGTGAACCCCAGAAACGAATCCTTGGAAACAATTGTAAAACCAATTGCAATCAAAGTAAATATAACCAGCCAGACGATTTCGAACCCATTCCAGTTCCCCGCAATCTTCTTCACGCTGCATCCCTCCGCTTTCTGCATCTATTCTTGATGGGAATAACTTATTAACATTATGATAATTACATTTTGTTAATATCAAGATAACAGAAGCTGCAGCAGGATGCAAGCCCAATTCTCCTCTCGTCAGAAAAAAGAAATAGACCGCCCTCCTGTTTGGATAGCGGTCTGCTTTGCTATGGTTCTCCAAGCCGGGTCTCTCAGGTATTCTCTGCAGTAACGGGGTTAACCGCAAAGAGGGAATGAATATTGCCTTCCGGAATCTGCAAAGAATCCCGTAGTGTGCCCCAGGACATCACCTTCGGTGCAGTTATCCCTGTAGCCCCTTTTGCAACAAATTCGTTATACTTTACGCGGACCGTCTCAGGAGAAATCCCTTGTTATTCACATGTATTTCAAGCTTTGTTATACCTATAATAAACCTATATCAGATAAGGGGCGGTAATTAGATGGGCGTAAAAGGTCTGGCACATGTAGCGATTTAAGCTAGAGATTATACAGCGACTATTGCATTTTATACCGAAGTTCTGGGGTTTAAGCGGGGCCATCACTGGAGTCTGCCCTCATTTCACATCCAGGAAGCTTCGATGCTGATAACGATGCCGTGATTCCTGCTCAGGGAAAGAAAGCTTCATCTGAAGAAGAAATAGCCCACGGTGCATTATTGCATTTTGCCTTTTATGGAGATAATGTGGAGGAAACATATCAAAAATCCCTTGCTCACGGAGCAAGGACTTTCGTAGAACCGGATACCCTGTCACTTGGCGAACCGCCGCTGCTGGTGAAGAACGCACTCATTCACAGCCCTAACGGGGAAATTATCGAATTTATTGAAGAGGTTGATTTTGACAGGTCCGGATTTAACCCTACCCCATAAAAAGCCCCGTCCCTGAAGGGACGGGGCTTGCTCCGTTATGCAGCCATCGCTCAGATCACTCGATCTCTATCCCGTACCAGCCGTCCGCCAGTGTATCCAGCTTGTAGTTAGCAGGCTCCTCACTATAAGCCTTCTCGACCAGATCCTGACTGTCACAATACACAATATGATAGGTGTTGCCTTTCTCGCCTTCCCAGTCAAATACGAACCTTAGGAGGCTCTTCCCGTCCTGTCTGCTGTATCTGACAAAGTTCAGCTTGTCTTCTGATACCTCTATAATCTGCTGTACATTGCCCTGCAGGCCCGCATTCGCACCATCCAGGAACTGATGGCCCACAGCATTGCCGTTATTCGAGTAGATAAAGGTATTTCCTATATCACTCCGGTTATCCAGGCTGGTCATAAGAAGCTCGGTCTCCTCTTTTACAGCCTCAAACAGCTCGCGATGATCCCTGTAAATATCATATTTCGCGCTGGAATGGTTATAGTTAATAATCACCCCTAACGCCACAATTATCACTGCGGCTGCAATGCCTATAAAGACGATTCTAGTGCGGCCCATAACTCCACCTGCCTGACCCTTTCAGAATGAGACGCTTTGAATTAGTTAACAGAACCGCTGAAATACAGCTCGTAATCAATCGTTGTAATAAACGGCACATATTTTCCGTTGAAACGGTCGTAGTGCTGCAGCGTGAACCAATCGACAAAGCCCGGCCAATTAATCTCATCATCTGCGTCCAGGCCGAAATGATCATAGAAATGGAACACCAGCTTCCCGCTGAACTGGTCTCCGGCAATCTTGAAGTCCTTAATGGTAATATTATTGCCATGGAAGGCATGAATCGCCAGGGATAACGCCAGATTGGTCTTCTCCGTAAACACCGGATACGGGCTGTGTGAGAATCCGCCCACGTAATCATAAACAACTTTCTTGTTCGCACTTGGGTCATACTCCAGCTTAGACAGGTCGCCATTACTATTGTGCAGCTCCTGGACAACGAAATCACGGATTAATTGCACATAATTCTCGGTGCTGGAGTCACTTATGACTGCATTGTCCAGCTTGCTGTTATGATACTTGATATATTGGTCCGTATTGAAGGTGTCACCGTCGGAAACCGATGTGCCTTCATTACTGCGGTTATCGTATCTGAACGTCGAGATCAAATCGCTCAGAACGGAGCTCATATCGTCACTCGCACCGGTTTGGCCGACGGAGAACAGGAATGCCATTTCGCCCCAGATCATGGCTTCCGGCGTAATCTTGGCCACAGAGAACACCGGGCCCAGCTTGAATAATTCACTATAGGTGTAGTCATTGAACGTCAGGTCATCCGATACGGTATAATCTCCTCGCGGAGCATCCTTGAGTACTCCCTCTCTGTGATCTGACTGAAGGATCAATGCCTCATTAACATCTGGAGTCAGCCTTCTGGGATCCACCGCATCGTTCAGACCATCGCCGTCTGTGTCTGTCAGATTAGGATTAGAATACATATAGGCATAGACCTTATCGCCGACTTTCAGAATGCGGACCTCTTCACCATCCTTGAGCCCGTCGTCATCGCTGTCCGCATCCAGGTAGTTCACTCTGACCACCGCACCACCTGTACCTAGACGCAATCGGCCTGCCTGCATTTCTTTCTCGTGATAGTCACTAATGCCGTCCATGTCTGTATCTTTGTATAAGTCCGAGGTCTCGGCGATCGTATCGAAGATCCCGTATAAATGGTCGGCGTTGCTCGCATGATAGTAGCTGCCGCCGGTGCCCTGCGCCATATTTGTCAATATACTCGTCGATACACTGCTGCCGAGCCCTACCGTATAAATAACGATTTGATTATCAGCGGCCTGCTTGGTCAGCGATGTATTGTAAGTGCCGTCTCCATCTGTAAGCATAATAATATACTTCAGGACATCTGTTCTGCCGCTGGCGGTGAACAAATTAAGCGCACTTGCAATTCCGCTAGTCAAGCTCGTTCCGCCGTTACTGTCAATCTTCCCTGCGGCTGTATTCAAAGCTGTCTTATCAGAGGTGAACGCGGATAATACCTTGGCGGTGTCGTCAAAATCAACAATAGCGCCCCGGTCACTTCCTGTCAGCAGGTTGATGAACTGTCTGGTTACGCTGGTTCTCACATTGCTTCCATCATTGCCCGACATGCTGCCCGAGGAGTCGATGACGAAGACAATGTCCATCCCCGAATATTGCTCTTCTCCCTCATCATACAGGAACTTATACTGCCATACAGTATCGTATACGGTTTTGTTTAATAAAATATATTTTGAGAAGTGTGCAGTCTCAACCGAAACCACATTACCCGTAACCTTCTGATTAGGTAGCTCTTCAAATAACTGAGCGGCTTCATTGAAATAGTAGATCCGCGGGACGAAGTTCGCTGTATTCAACAAGCTATCA
This window contains:
- a CDS encoding VOC family protein, encoding MRVKLEGITVLALDVAGMTGFYRDVLGFKAIVEEDHYAEFENDGVRLAIFSAPLMADNTNGHHSYAEERKGQAFELNFECDSPEDVYTRYDEFVAKGATGITAPKVVPWGHTTGFFADPEGNIHSLFAVN
- a CDS encoding NUDIX hydrolase, with the protein product MELLDHNGLTEREFLERYRAGDYERPSVAADMVVFTVTDKEADDSLKLQDKELRILLIRRGGHPCLGCWALPGGFIQPDETGEQAAARELYEETGVADVYLEQLYTVTDPGRDPRTWVMSSSYMALIDSSRIQLQAGDDAEDAAWFTVSYRLVREHKELLEEGYIGTFTYELKLGAGEGELTVVIDRTVTAKPASRSVTYSIQSNDGLAFDHGKIIARAIERLRQETEQTGIALHLMPKLFTLQELQKVYEAILDRELPEAGFRDKVAGLVAETGHSTDIAGQSPSRLYQRDWIKIQDNEDRRVELQG
- a CDS encoding AAA family ATPase — protein: MKTLGLTLGKFAPLHKGHQLMIETALQEVDELIVVIYETSVSPVPLHIRANWIRRLYPSSVRVIEAWDGPDGYSDDREHEIREEQYILGLLKGEQVTHFYSSEFYGKHMSIALGAIDRRVDEARQRVPVSATMVRSDPYRYRQYVGDIVYRDLITKIVFVGAMSTGKSTITEALAKQYRTAFASEYGREYWTEHQVDRRIGIEAFDEIAVGHLKREERALLDADRYLFVDTNAITTYMYALDYHGRAPGLLTRLALENAQRYDLFFLCGDDIPYDDTWDRSGDQKRHIFHKQIIADLKERRIPYITLRGTLEERMRKVDGVLARFKPYGNYFGELQN
- the pnuC gene encoding nicotinamide riboside transporter PnuC; its protein translation is MKKIAGNWNGFEIVWLVIFTLIAIGFTIVSKDSFLGFTVFITGVLCVVLTAKGKLMSYAFGMYNTFGYAYLAYINGLFGEVMLNLLFFVPMNVVGFYMWKKNMQSGKLSMRQMEVKGRLLTMAVCISGALLLGYSLSFLPAQNSPYIDAITTVLSVVATILMVRRFKEQWLVYIVLNLFTVLLWVIRTVEGSGEGLLMIVMWSAYLINALYGYYNWNKGAKEALA
- a CDS encoding DUF3289 family protein; translation: MFRKRIMKRSFALLVILVLVLSSIPLKPALAQEDSTGGLQETVFTGEGYEVIYTISSKWEGAFNADVTIRNTGDRTIENWTLGFSQPYEITNIWNGIVQAYENGAYAIQNAGSNQDIPAGSSVNFGFTAKCDGELVLPAAFDIQGSEQIVPAGDYETSFKVTSDWASAFNGEIAIKNLSQTTIEDWKLSFDYEGNLERFWTAEITGHTGNHYVIHNAGYNANIQPGETLTLGFSGNPGNVVNEPAGYELTQIAARQEVPEPEEVSVQLDTYGLELQNSADGDYYFLRTKLDKLSGTLGGTSRIKTFTYQTSDKNKTVLQQGAIPVNEVWSVEGIGLGVGYNLLKLSAQLSDGSEVAKEYIIVNFDENNLDNLGIDREQDSDSDGISDYYEEHYGLSVTSKDTDGDGLSDRDEIIVLKLNPLEQDSDQDGILDGDEDSDNDGLTNLEELSYQTSLISADTDGDGLSDGEEVQKYQTDPLKTDTDGDGLSDAWEVKIGSNPLVMEAKFSRTVVVEAADAKVVPCVTVEGVSAEQVGSLSVDPVQDGILNDATIPGYIDQGYNFSINGAFEKATISFELDDSLLNTANFVPRIYYFNEAAQLFEELPNQKVTGNVVSVETAHFSKYILLNKTVYDTVWQYKFLYDEGEEQYSGMDIVFVIDSSGSMSGNDGSNVRTSVTRQFINLLTGSDRGAIVDFDDTAKVLSAFTSDKTALNTAAGKIDSNGGTSLTSGIASALNLFTASGRTDVLKYIIMLTDGDGTYNTSLTKQAADNQIVIYTVGLGSSVSTSILTNMAQGTGGSYYHASNADHLYGIFDTIAETSDLYKDTDMDGISDYHEKEMQAGRLRLGTGGAVVRVNYLDADSDDDGLKDGEEVRILKVGDKVYAYMYSNPNLTDTDGDGLNDAVDPRRLTPDVNEALILQSDHREGVLKDAPRGDYTVSDDLTFNDYTYSELFKLGPVFSVAKITPEAMIWGEMAFLFSVGQTGASDDMSSVLSDLISTFRYDNRSNEGTSVSDGDTFNTDQYIKYHNSKLDNAVISDSSTENYVQLIRDFVVQELHNSNGDLSKLEYDPSANKKVVYDYVGGFSHSPYPVFTEKTNLALSLAIHAFHGNNITIKDFKIAGDQFSGKLVFHFYDHFGLDADDEINWPGFVDWFTLQHYDRFNGKYVPFITTIDYELYFSGSVN